In the genome of Nakaseomyces glabratus chromosome C, complete sequence, the window CCCTGTACCTTTCTTATCCATCCCAGTGTCTCTATAACTCATAATTCCGCAACCTGTGCCATGCAAACACACAGGGCAAACTCCTCAATCAGTGTAGTGATGTTCCAGGTACTCGTGTGGCTAGTGTATGTCCTCGACAAGTTGACCTTGCTTGACCTTTCCACCTACTATTTATTTCAGCTTTTTATGCAATTTTGATCCAAGAAATTAGCGATGAGTGATAAGAATCACTGGGACTTTGAAGTTGATCTTGACCTTGGGAGACCTCAAAGGGTATAGGCCAATTGGAAGGTAAATCCAGTGTACTTGACTGATATAGGGCTATGGAGTCGAAGGATGAGGAGAGTTCAGTGATTGAGACGCCATTCAAGAGGCGGGCAGAAGTGCTCAAACGGTTGAAAGAGCAGATGCTTCTGGAGAGCACGCCAGgcttgaagaagaggagaGTATTTGATGTTGGTAACTTAAAGAACTCACCGAATGAGTCCCGAATGTTTTTGAAGGAGCTGGATTCTGCATTGGCGTCGCGGGGCGATGGGAAACAGCACGGCGTATCAAACTTGCAGGACAAGTTACTAGATGCTGAGGAGACCCACGAGGATAATGAGCCAGATGCTTACCGGGACCCGAGCTCCATACAAGATCAACAGCAAGAGTCTCTATCTGTGGCGGTATTCTCGCAGATTAAAGACACAAAGGCCCGGAAACACGTCAATTTACAGGATGAGTCGTTTGTTATACAGGATAACGAGCCTAATTTCAACGATATTGGCGGTCTTGATGACCATAACGATGACTATAACGATGTACAGATACCTTCTTCGCCAGCTCAGATAGAAACCACCATTGAATCCCCGGAACGGATCGTAGCGGACTCGAGCCTTCACTATATTCCAAGAGTGCACAGTCCCACGGGCAAATATGATGAAAGAGATGTATTCCATAACTACAGTACAGATGAAGAATCCATCAACGAAGAACAAGAGATAGAAGAAAGTTACAAAGAGAGCTTGCTACAAGTACCTGAACTCCGAAAAATTGTGGAAAGCATTCCTGGTTTACAAAACATAGACATGCCAAGACGGTCCTGGAAAGCCTTAGGTAGTATCATCCCTCAGTTAATAGCCAACAGCGTGCAATGCTATGAAAGTCAAAATGAACAAGACATGAGAACACTTAATGTCAACTATGCAAATGTGAAGGACATGCTAGTTAGATACAACTTGTGCCGCAGCGATTGCACAAAGGAGCAGGTCTTTGAAACTGCGTGCAATTATCTCACCTTGGAGCAATGTAACCTTCTAGAGCTAGAAATGTTTTCTGAATTTCTACAATAATCAACAAGGGACCACAAACTGACAACATGAAATATCAGTATACTATCTCCCGATGACGATAACGACGAATATGTaactataatatatataactttTTATTTACAGACGCATACCAATAGAAGCTCATTCGAGGTATCTTTCCTGTCTCATAAGTGCAATCATGTTTTCAGTGTACTGGTATATACCGAAGGACACACTTCCTGACAGCCCCACTTTCATCAGTCTTGGCAGCCAACCTTTCCACAGCATGGCAAAcccttcttcaacaaatatCCTGTAAGCACAGTTTATTGAGTTTCTATAAAGCAGCACCGAGTCCTTGGCCTGCATCCGTGTCTTAATCACATCTAGCGGTTGCGTGGCACCTACCACTGCACAAGACGAGATCAGTCCGAGCAATGTAGCAAAGTATTCGTTATTCTGATATTCCTTAGGAGCAAACTGCTTCAACATCGTGAACGTAGTAAACCTCACCACTGAGTTACCGACTTGTCTCATCAGTGTGGGCATGGTACCTTTGAAATAAGCCCTTAGGCCGTGCTGCCTGTACAGTTCTGCAGCGGTAGTGAGCACATTGGTTGGCAGTTTCTCAGGGAACAGTGCTTCATAGGAGCTTCGCAGTGTGGGTTTTTTATGAAATGTCTTCTTGACCTCGTTGGCGACTTGTCCCTGGACATTGCTCGTGGTCGTGTTCAACCTTTCATGGCTCAGCAGGGAGTTCTGGATCATGGCCACTTTCACGTTCTCAAACGGTATTATACACAGGGACTCCATGGTCCCCGTCAGAGCACCGGCCATGAGCAACTGCACACCGGACAAGGGAGCATCCTTAGCGAGAGCGGGTGGTCTCAGCCACTCAGAGGCCTTGTCAAAGGCCAGGAACCGCAGCGAGGTCTTCATAACCACACCGATGTTGACTGCAGAACACCCAGCAAAGTACGTCCGGACCTGGTACCCCAGGACTTCAAACGGTTTGGCAGCAACAACATTCCTGTGCAGTTGCAGGCCTGTCTTCAAGAACTCGAACGGGTACGTAATCGTCGCACTGAAGAGCCCCGAGACGCTGCCGGCGGTAATCAGCGTCACATTGTCATTCACCTTGTTTTGAGTCATGATGGGCACTGCTCTGCGAGCTCTGATCAATGGGTACAATGTATCACTGATGTTTCAAGCAGTTCAATTCATTTATACAGCTGCATGGGGATGTCACCAGCAACAAGAATCACGAGGAGTCCCAACCACGATACACGCAAGCCGCCAGTGAGACTCATTCCCACCGCTGGCAATGCAAGTAGCAATACCTTAGTTTAATTTGCAATTGA includes:
- the CNN1 gene encoding centromere-binding protein CNN1 (CAGL0C01991g~Ortholog(s) have centromeric DNA binding activity, role in chromosome segregation, negative regulation of NMS complex assembly and Ndc80 complex, kinetochore, nucleus localization), with amino-acid sequence MESKDEESSVIETPFKRRAEVLKRLKEQMLLESTPGLKKRRVFDVGNLKNSPNESRMFLKELDSALASRGDGKQHGVSNLQDKLLDAEETHEDNEPDAYRDPSSIQDQQQESLSVAVFSQIKDTKARKHVNLQDESFVIQDNEPNFNDIGGLDDHNDDYNDVQIPSSPAQIETTIESPERIVADSSLHYIPRVHSPTGKYDERDVFHNYSTDEESINEEQEIEESYKESLLQVPELRKIVESIPGLQNIDMPRRSWKALGSIIPQLIANSVQCYESQNEQDMRTLNVNYANVKDMLVRYNLCRSDCTKEQVFETACNYLTLEQCNLLELEMFSEFLQ
- the MRX20 gene encoding Mrx20p (CAGL0C02013g~Ortholog of S. cerevisiae : YFR045W, C. albicans SC5314 : C1_07820W_A, C. dubliniensis CD36 : Cd36_07340, C. parapsilosis CDC317 : CPAR2_208340 and Candida tenuis NRRL Y-1498 : CANTEDRAFT_116470) is translated as MTQNKVNDNVTLITAGSVSGLFSATITYPFEFLKTGLQLHRNVVAAKPFEVLGYQVRTYFAGCSAVNIGVVMKTSLRFLAFDKASEWLRPPALAKDAPLSGVQLLMAGALTGTMESLCIIPFENVKVAMIQNSLLSHERLNTTTSNVQGQVANEVKKTFHKKPTLRSSYEALFPEKLPTNVLTTAAELYRQHGLRAYFKGTMPTLMRQVGNSVVRFTTFTMLKQFAPKEYQNNEYFATLLGLISSCAVVGATQPLDVIKTRMQAKDSVLLYRNSINCAYRIFVEEGFAMLWKGWLPRLMKVGLSGSVSFGIYQYTENMIALMRQERYLE